In a genomic window of Nodosilinea sp. E11:
- a CDS encoding glycosyltransferase family 4 protein → MTQFFPPDYAPTGQLMAELAQSLSRQGMQVQVFAGQPGYAYDRPMAPKYEVVGDVTVRRTRTSRLWPQRIRGRAVGGLLYCVRSLVKLLSPARRGDLVLVTTEPPYLPVMAYLLHCLFKQPYLCVVYDIHPEVAVALNMVAHNHGLVRFWNWLNCLTWRHAEAIVVLSQTMRQRIVDRCPEAADRVSVIHNWADPTQIVPRPKADNWFARRHGLDQVFTVLYSGNMGRCHDLDTILAAAQALRHEPVQFVFVGAGAKRHSCIAQAKALGLGNCMFLPYQSQGDLPYSLTACDLSLVSLVPGVEGLVAPSKLYSSLATGRPVAAICESHSYLRSLLAEGGFGRAFRNGDSAGLADFIRTLAANPTLAQQMGDQGRCYMQQKFTPEQGTRRYFEVVESCLRGPMAATARVPSPKAAASRL, encoded by the coding sequence TTGACCCAGTTTTTTCCCCCTGACTATGCGCCGACGGGGCAGCTAATGGCCGAGCTGGCCCAGAGTTTGAGCCGTCAGGGTATGCAGGTGCAGGTGTTTGCGGGGCAGCCGGGCTATGCCTACGATCGCCCCATGGCTCCTAAGTATGAGGTGGTGGGCGATGTCACGGTGCGTCGCACTCGTACGTCTCGCCTGTGGCCCCAGCGCATTCGGGGGCGAGCGGTGGGGGGGCTGCTGTACTGTGTGCGATCGCTGGTTAAGCTGCTGAGCCCTGCCCGCCGTGGCGACCTGGTGTTGGTCACGACCGAGCCGCCTTACCTGCCGGTGATGGCCTACCTGCTCCACTGCCTTTTTAAGCAGCCCTACCTGTGCGTGGTCTACGATATTCACCCCGAGGTGGCGGTGGCTCTCAATATGGTTGCCCACAACCACGGGCTGGTGCGTTTTTGGAACTGGCTCAACTGTCTGACCTGGCGTCATGCCGAGGCGATTGTGGTGCTTAGCCAAACGATGCGGCAGCGAATTGTCGACCGGTGCCCGGAGGCTGCCGATCGGGTTTCGGTGATTCACAACTGGGCCGACCCAACGCAAATTGTGCCGCGCCCTAAGGCAGACAACTGGTTTGCCCGTCGCCACGGCCTCGATCAGGTGTTTACGGTGCTGTATTCGGGCAATATGGGCCGCTGCCACGATCTAGATACTATTCTGGCTGCCGCTCAGGCGCTGCGCCATGAGCCGGTGCAGTTTGTCTTTGTGGGGGCTGGGGCCAAGCGCCATAGCTGCATCGCTCAGGCGAAGGCGCTGGGGTTGGGCAACTGTATGTTTTTGCCCTATCAGTCTCAGGGCGATCTGCCTTACTCGCTCACGGCCTGCGACCTGAGCCTAGTGAGTCTGGTGCCGGGGGTGGAGGGGTTGGTGGCCCCCAGCAAGCTCTATAGCAGTTTGGCGACGGGGCGACCGGTGGCAGCTATCTGTGAATCGCACTCTTATCTGCGATCGCTGCTGGCTGAAGGGGGCTTTGGCCGTGCCTTTCGCAATGGCGATAGCGCTGGGCTGGCCGATTTTATTCGGACTCTCGCGGCGAACCCCACCCTGGCGCAGCAGATGGGCGATCAGGGCCGTTGCTATATGCAGCAAAAGTTTACCCCCGAGCAGGGCACGCGCCGCTATTTTGAAGTGGTGGAGTCCTGCCTGCGAGGCCCGATGGCGGCTACTGCCCGTGTTCCCTCACCGAAGGCGGCGGCCTCTCGCCTATGA
- a CDS encoding polysaccharide biosynthesis tyrosine autokinase, translated as MPFSPSSTAHEANGNGNGHGHGQVHHGFVAVTAPSSPLVDDGDDFDVSHLVGVLKRRLGVFLGVAALSFGGLTLWHLSRPPVYSGSANLLVEPVTAAPSLGLEAVVGLPGARNSGLDYTSQIRVLRGPDVIDPILANIQQRYPDITYTTLLERLAITQEGESKVLRITYRADDPAVVTFVLTQVVNGFVNYSVQDRQGELRRGLTFIDEQLQEKWQEVAVIEEDLSEFQKRYDLVNVNATSESVTQRLNQMLADQEQLRVQLMALGPLYDSLRTQVGFDPDTAIRVANLNESPTYQALLGDLRELEQTIAAESARFQATTPMIEALEDRRQQLLPLLEAEAQRLVGATVAADTLGYQGTVSRELMQQLVDTANQMQVLDTQDQAIGQAVQQLRAEIQRLADLSRSYQQIARELAVAEGSLDQLLTSRQDLRLQMARQTAPWELISPLDESSITEMTNLPRKLLLSTVVGLLLGGGAALVRDRADQAFHSTDELVKVTQLPNLAMVPNAPALEKQPLLIVPDLAGTMAQVLAQSQSPDKLYTSFSFAEAFYSLEANLRMLSSDTPVQVVALTSSVPGEGKSTMCAHLAIAAANMGRRVLLIDGDLRKPSQHIIFGQSNSRGLSDLLTQTIDDATDWVLTIPGNANLHLLPAGTRPPAPGRLLSSRKMQQMTEQYRRHYDLIIFDTPPLAGMIDAKLTAAHADGLLLVVRLNRSERSEIQRVLADLGNTAQAPLLGLVVNGVPQSRRRGYDYYYGDYGHPKVTSGVHETG; from the coding sequence ATGCCTTTTTCTCCCTCCTCCACGGCCCATGAAGCCAACGGCAACGGCAATGGTCATGGCCATGGTCAGGTTCATCATGGGTTTGTTGCCGTCACAGCGCCGTCCTCTCCCCTCGTAGACGATGGGGATGATTTTGATGTAAGTCATCTAGTCGGGGTGCTCAAGCGTCGGCTTGGGGTGTTTTTAGGGGTAGCAGCCTTGTCCTTTGGCGGGTTGACGCTCTGGCACTTAAGTCGTCCTCCGGTCTACAGCGGCAGTGCCAATCTTCTGGTAGAACCGGTTACCGCTGCCCCTTCCCTGGGTTTGGAAGCGGTAGTTGGGTTGCCAGGAGCTAGAAATTCGGGGTTAGACTACACCAGCCAAATTCGAGTGCTGCGTGGCCCAGATGTGATCGATCCGATTCTGGCCAACATTCAGCAACGCTATCCCGACATTACCTACACCACTCTGCTAGAGCGCTTGGCGATTACCCAAGAAGGGGAGTCTAAGGTGCTGCGCATTACCTACCGAGCCGACGACCCGGCGGTGGTCACCTTTGTGCTGACCCAGGTGGTCAACGGCTTTGTCAACTACAGTGTGCAAGATCGCCAGGGGGAACTGCGGCGAGGGCTGACCTTTATCGACGAACAACTGCAAGAAAAATGGCAGGAAGTAGCGGTAATTGAGGAAGACCTGAGTGAATTTCAGAAACGCTATGACCTGGTTAACGTCAACGCCACCAGCGAGAGCGTAACCCAGCGACTCAACCAGATGCTGGCCGATCAAGAGCAGCTGCGGGTGCAGCTGATGGCGCTGGGGCCGCTGTACGACAGCCTGCGAACTCAGGTAGGGTTTGACCCCGATACGGCTATTCGAGTGGCCAACCTCAACGAGTCGCCCACCTACCAGGCGCTGCTCGGCGACCTGCGCGAGCTGGAGCAAACGATTGCGGCTGAGTCAGCTCGGTTTCAGGCTACGACGCCCATGATTGAAGCTTTAGAAGATCGGCGACAGCAGCTGCTGCCGCTGTTAGAGGCCGAAGCCCAGCGGCTGGTGGGGGCGACCGTAGCAGCCGATACCCTGGGCTATCAGGGGACGGTGAGTCGGGAGTTGATGCAGCAGTTGGTCGATACCGCTAATCAAATGCAGGTGCTAGACACCCAGGATCAAGCGATTGGCCAGGCGGTACAGCAGCTGCGGGCCGAGATTCAGCGGCTGGCCGATCTGTCGCGCTCTTACCAGCAGATTGCCCGAGAGCTGGCGGTGGCGGAAGGTAGTCTTGACCAGCTGTTGACCAGTCGCCAGGATCTGCGTTTGCAGATGGCGCGACAGACCGCACCCTGGGAGCTGATTTCGCCCCTGGATGAGTCGAGTATTACCGAGATGACTAACCTGCCCCGCAAGCTGCTGCTGAGCACGGTGGTAGGGCTACTGCTGGGGGGTGGGGCGGCGCTGGTGCGCGATCGCGCCGACCAAGCCTTTCACAGTACTGACGAGTTGGTCAAAGTCACCCAGCTACCCAATCTGGCCATGGTGCCCAATGCTCCGGCCCTGGAAAAGCAGCCCTTGCTGATTGTCCCCGACTTGGCAGGCACTATGGCCCAGGTGTTGGCTCAGAGTCAAAGCCCCGACAAGTTGTATACCTCCTTTAGCTTTGCCGAGGCGTTTTACTCGCTTGAGGCCAACTTGCGCATGCTGAGCTCTGATACCCCGGTGCAGGTGGTGGCCCTGACCTCGTCGGTGCCAGGGGAGGGCAAGTCAACCATGTGTGCCCACCTTGCGATCGCCGCCGCCAATATGGGGCGTCGGGTGCTGCTGATTGACGGTGACCTCCGCAAGCCTAGTCAGCACATTATTTTTGGCCAGTCCAATAGTCGGGGGCTGAGCGACCTGCTGACCCAGACTATTGACGATGCTACCGATTGGGTGCTGACGATTCCTGGCAATGCCAATTTGCACCTGCTACCGGCGGGGACGCGCCCTCCGGCCCCTGGTCGGCTGCTGTCGTCGCGCAAGATGCAGCAAATGACAGAGCAGTATCGTCGCCACTACGACCTGATCATTTTTGATACTCCCCCCCTAGCGGGCATGATCGACGCCAAGCTGACCGCTGCCCACGCCGACGGGCTGCTGTTAGTGGTGCGGCTCAACCGGTCTGAGCGTTCAGAAATTCAGCGGGTGCTGGCCGATCTGGGCAATACGGCCCAGGCTCCCTTGCTGGGGTTGGTGGTCAATGGTGTACCCCAGAGCCGACGGCGCGGCTACGACTATTACTACGGGGATTACGGTCACCCCAAGGTAACCTCGGGAGTGCATGAGACCGGCTAG
- a CDS encoding SLBB domain-containing protein: protein MTRFSLILRGVSTLGAIASLTAAPGVAWAETLPLSTEVDQGPLPRPGQLAAPMAEPRLPEAYVLGPGDRIRIDIFNIPEFSGPENGVHEVLVDGTLALPLAGAVAVQGLTLAEAQTALVTSYAPLLTRPPQLTVTLLAARPVRVVVAGEVNRPGTYTIELEAETSGSGSGNPTARQWPTLTQVIQEAGGITQQANIKAIQVRRPHRQGDAMVTASLWDLIRTGDINQDMRLRDGDTIVVPKAVAVLPEESVAISSANFSPAAMPVQVVGEVASPGGVTLPANATLNQAILAAGGFESSRAQSSTVQLVRLNPDGSVDQRTVDVDLAAAANDTTNPILRPNDVVIVDRNVAAAAGDTLGLFLRPLTPLAAILRLFGF from the coding sequence ATGACCCGCTTTAGCCTAATTCTCCGGGGGGTGAGCACCCTAGGGGCGATCGCATCCCTCACCGCCGCGCCGGGGGTCGCCTGGGCAGAAACCCTACCGCTCTCTACCGAGGTCGATCAGGGGCCTTTGCCCCGGCCAGGGCAACTAGCGGCTCCTATGGCTGAACCACGATTGCCCGAGGCCTATGTGCTCGGACCAGGCGATCGCATTCGCATAGACATCTTCAATATTCCAGAATTTAGCGGCCCTGAGAACGGCGTTCACGAGGTGCTGGTCGATGGCACTCTGGCCTTGCCCCTGGCAGGAGCTGTGGCGGTTCAAGGGTTAACCCTGGCTGAAGCTCAGACGGCCCTGGTCACCAGCTACGCTCCGTTGCTCACTCGCCCGCCCCAGCTGACGGTCACGCTGCTGGCGGCCCGCCCGGTGCGAGTGGTGGTGGCTGGAGAAGTAAACCGCCCCGGTACCTACACCATTGAGCTAGAGGCCGAAACCAGCGGCAGCGGTAGCGGTAACCCCACCGCTCGCCAGTGGCCTACCCTCACCCAGGTAATCCAAGAAGCGGGAGGCATTACTCAGCAGGCCAACATCAAAGCTATTCAGGTACGCCGCCCCCACCGCCAGGGCGATGCCATGGTGACCGCTAGCCTTTGGGATTTGATTCGCACTGGTGACATTAATCAAGATATGCGCCTGCGTGATGGCGATACCATTGTGGTTCCCAAAGCCGTGGCGGTTTTGCCCGAAGAGTCGGTAGCGATTTCGAGCGCCAATTTTTCACCCGCCGCCATGCCGGTGCAGGTGGTCGGTGAGGTTGCCAGCCCTGGCGGCGTCACCCTACCCGCCAATGCCACCCTCAACCAGGCGATTTTAGCCGCTGGCGGGTTTGAAAGCAGCCGCGCCCAAAGCTCCACGGTGCAGCTGGTGCGGCTCAACCCCGATGGCAGCGTTGACCAGCGCACGGTGGACGTAGACCTGGCCGCTGCCGCCAACGACACCACTAACCCCATTCTGCGGCCCAACGATGTCGTGATTGTCGATCGCAACGTCGCTGCTGCGGCCGGCGACACCCTAGGCCTTTTTCTGCGCCCTCTAACACCGCTCGCGGCCATTTTGCGGTTGTTTGGGTTTTAG
- a CDS encoding peptidylprolyl isomerase: MPLLRRYGLLPALVKELVIDQAIAAVTLTPEQLTQAVDQFLQTNQITSPEQRQGFLAQRGLSDADLTGLAERAAKLQRHKADIWAPKVESHFLQRKASLDRVLYSLIRTHDGGLAQELYFRIQDDGQPFAELARQYSEGQEAQTGGLIGPVELSVPHPALGRMLSISQPGQLWPPTRVGEWFVVVRLEKFLPARLDEPTRQRLIDELFNTWLAEQVQLVLHEHGAD; encoded by the coding sequence ATGCCGCTGCTCCGGCGCTATGGCCTGCTACCCGCCTTGGTCAAAGAACTAGTGATTGACCAGGCGATCGCCGCTGTGACGCTAACGCCAGAGCAGCTCACCCAGGCGGTTGACCAGTTTTTGCAGACTAACCAGATCACATCGCCGGAGCAGCGCCAGGGGTTTTTGGCTCAGCGGGGGTTGAGCGACGCCGACCTCACTGGTTTGGCAGAGCGGGCGGCCAAACTACAGCGCCACAAGGCCGACATCTGGGCTCCTAAGGTAGAGTCCCACTTTCTACAGCGCAAGGCCAGCCTCGATCGGGTGCTGTACTCGCTGATTCGCACCCATGATGGGGGTCTTGCCCAGGAACTGTACTTCCGCATTCAAGACGATGGCCAACCCTTTGCTGAGCTGGCCCGGCAGTATTCTGAAGGTCAGGAGGCCCAGACGGGCGGCCTAATTGGCCCGGTTGAGCTGTCGGTGCCGCACCCGGCGCTGGGCCGCATGCTCTCGATTAGTCAACCGGGGCAGCTATGGCCACCCACCCGAGTGGGGGAATGGTTTGTGGTGGTGAGGCTCGAAAAGTTTTTGCCCGCCCGACTCGATGAGCCGACCCGTCAGCGCTTAATCGATGAGCTGTTTAATACCTGGCTAGCAGAGCAGGTGCAGCTTGTTTTGCATGAGCACGGCGCAGATTAA
- a CDS encoding isopenicillin N synthase family dioxygenase has protein sequence MTRPTIPVVSYPDLLSETMARQRAIATLGQALEEVGFFILEPHPVSPEVVRRAYQVAANFFALPDRTKTQYSPPPRLGPKEPGKGGFSSFGSEQAKGHSVPDLKEFWHVNRHSLTDPMAPWPQEVPSFRPVMTRLYQQLMTCAETLLEACAEYLGQPRDWLVTMATGGNTVLRLAHYPAVGTVQPGSLRAAPHEDINLITLLCEATAPGLEILVQGQWLPIQTHPGQIVVDTGDMLQNLTNGLIKSTTHRVVNPRSGNQARLSMPFFVHPHPEVDLTPVKSLVDRTGGVAQFPPITAAAYLAQRLDEIQVGPAA, from the coding sequence ATGACCCGGCCCACTATTCCCGTGGTGTCTTACCCCGATCTCTTGAGTGAGACGATGGCGCGGCAACGGGCGATCGCCACCCTGGGTCAAGCCTTAGAAGAGGTCGGGTTTTTTATCCTTGAGCCCCATCCGGTTTCCCCCGAAGTCGTGCGGCGCGCCTACCAGGTGGCCGCCAACTTCTTTGCCCTGCCCGATCGCACCAAAACCCAATATTCTCCCCCCCCTCGCCTAGGGCCAAAGGAGCCAGGAAAAGGAGGCTTTTCTAGCTTCGGCAGCGAACAGGCCAAAGGCCATAGCGTTCCCGACCTCAAAGAATTCTGGCATGTGAATCGCCACAGCCTCACCGACCCCATGGCCCCTTGGCCCCAGGAGGTGCCCTCCTTTCGCCCGGTGATGACCCGGCTCTATCAACAGCTGATGACCTGCGCCGAAACCCTGCTTGAGGCCTGCGCTGAGTACTTGGGCCAGCCCCGCGACTGGTTGGTGACTATGGCCACAGGCGGCAATACTGTGCTGCGGCTGGCCCATTACCCGGCGGTAGGCACGGTGCAGCCGGGAAGTCTGCGGGCCGCCCCCCACGAAGACATTAATTTAATTACCCTGCTCTGTGAGGCCACCGCTCCGGGGCTAGAAATTTTGGTTCAGGGCCAATGGCTCCCGATTCAGACCCACCCCGGCCAGATCGTGGTAGACACCGGCGATATGCTGCAAAACCTCACCAATGGGTTGATCAAGAGTACGACCCATCGCGTGGTCAACCCCCGCAGCGGTAACCAGGCTCGTCTCTCTATGCCGTTTTTTGTGCATCCTCACCCCGAGGTCGACCTCACCCCGGTCAAAAGTTTGGTCGATCGCACCGGCGGCGTGGCCCAGTTTCCCCCCATTACCGCCGCCGCCTACCTAGCCCAGCGGTTAGACGAGATTCAGGTGGGGCCAGCCG